A single window of Polaribacter sp. SA4-10 DNA harbors:
- a CDS encoding acyl-CoA dehydrogenase family protein, with protein sequence MYFTEEHEAFRKSFKEFLQKEVVPHIDKWEKTGTIDRFIWKKFGEMGYFGLNSPEQYGGLNLDLFYTVIFLEELQKINSGGFAAAMWAHEYLAMTHINKEGDDRIKKEYLTPSIEGDKVGCLCISEPFGGSDVAGMRTTAIKKGDKYIINGSKTFITNGVYSDYLVLAAKTDPEAKHAGMSIFVIDRETPGISSTKLDKLGWKASDTGEIAFDNVEIPTENLMGEEGKGFSYIMQHFALERLIMAINAHARAEFAVDYAIQYMSERQAFGKSLDKFQALRHKVAEMASEVEMCKEFNYSIAKRLNDGQYVVKEASMAKLTATRIADSVIYDALQLLGGYGYMEEYPMARLFRDSRLGPIGGGTSEILKDIISKIIIDKKEYKPAT encoded by the coding sequence ATGTATTTTACTGAAGAGCATGAAGCTTTTAGAAAAAGTTTTAAAGAATTTTTACAGAAAGAAGTTGTTCCTCATATTGATAAATGGGAAAAAACTGGAACGATAGATCGTTTTATTTGGAAAAAATTTGGAGAAATGGGGTATTTTGGTTTAAATTCTCCAGAGCAATATGGTGGATTAAATCTAGATCTTTTTTATACAGTTATCTTTTTAGAGGAATTGCAAAAAATAAATTCTGGTGGTTTTGCTGCAGCAATGTGGGCTCATGAGTATTTAGCCATGACTCATATTAATAAAGAAGGAGACGATAGAATAAAAAAAGAATATTTAACTCCAAGTATAGAGGGAGATAAAGTAGGTTGTTTGTGTATTTCAGAACCTTTTGGTGGAAGTGATGTTGCAGGTATGAGGACTACCGCTATAAAAAAAGGAGATAAATACATTATTAATGGTTCCAAAACATTTATAACAAATGGTGTTTATTCAGATTATTTGGTTTTAGCAGCTAAAACAGATCCAGAAGCTAAACATGCAGGAATGAGTATTTTTGTTATTGATAGAGAGACGCCAGGTATTTCATCAACAAAATTAGATAAATTAGGCTGGAAAGCTTCCGATACAGGAGAAATTGCTTTTGATAATGTAGAAATTCCAACAGAAAATTTAATGGGAGAAGAAGGAAAAGGCTTTTCTTATATAATGCAACATTTTGCGTTAGAACGTTTAATCATGGCAATTAATGCACATGCAAGAGCAGAATTTGCTGTAGATTATGCAATACAATATATGTCAGAGCGTCAAGCTTTTGGTAAATCTTTAGATAAATTCCAAGCACTACGTCATAAAGTTGCAGAAATGGCGAGTGAAGTAGAAATGTGTAAAGAGTTTAATTATTCAATTGCAAAAAGATTAAATGATGGTCAATATGTAGTTAAAGAAGCATCTATGGCTAAATTAACTGCAACTAGAATAGCAGACAGTGTAATTTATGATGCTTTGCAATTATTAGGCGGTTATGGGTATATGGAAGAATATCCAATGGCTCGTTTATTTCGCGATAGCAGATTAGGTCCAATTGGAGGAGGAACATCAGAAATTCTAAAAGATATAATTTCAAAAATTATTATCGATAAAAAAGAATATAAGCCAGCAACATAG
- the tuf gene encoding elongation factor Tu, producing the protein MAKGTFDRSKPHLNIGTIGHVDHGKTTLTAAITKVLSDAGFCESKSFDQIDNAPEEKERGITINTSHVEYQTANRHYAHVDCPGHADYVKNMVTGAAQMDGAILVVAATDGPMPQTREHILLGRQVGIPRMVVFMNKVDMVDDEELVELVDMEVRELLSFYDYDGDNGPVIAGSALGALNGEQKWVDTVLELMEACDTWIEEPLREIDKDFLMPVEDVFSITGRGTVATGRIETGIANTGDSVDIIGMGAEKMVSTITGIEMFRQILDRGEAGDNAGILLRGVAKEDIKRGMVICKPGSVTPHAKFKAEVYVLKKEEGGRHTPFHNNYRPQFYVRTTDVTGTIVLPEGVEMVMPGDNLTITVDLIQPIALNLGLRFAIREGGRTVGAGQVTEILD; encoded by the coding sequence ATGGCAAAAGGAACTTTTGACCGTTCGAAACCACACTTAAACATTGGTACTATCGGACACGTAGATCACGGTAAAACTACTTTAACTGCGGCTATTACTAAAGTATTATCGGATGCAGGTTTCTGCGAATCTAAATCTTTTGATCAGATTGATAATGCACCAGAAGAAAAAGAAAGAGGTATTACTATTAACACTTCTCACGTTGAGTATCAAACTGCTAATCGTCACTATGCGCACGTTGACTGTCCAGGTCACGCGGATTATGTGAAGAATATGGTAACAGGTGCTGCTCAAATGGACGGTGCAATTTTAGTGGTTGCGGCTACAGATGGTCCAATGCCACAAACTAGAGAGCATATCTTATTAGGACGCCAAGTTGGTATTCCTCGTATGGTAGTATTCATGAATAAAGTGGATATGGTTGATGATGAAGAATTAGTAGAATTAGTTGATATGGAAGTAAGAGAATTACTTTCTTTCTATGATTATGATGGTGATAATGGACCTGTAATTGCTGGTTCAGCTTTAGGTGCTTTAAATGGAGAGCAAAAATGGGTTGACACTGTTTTAGAATTAATGGAAGCTTGTGATACTTGGATTGAAGAGCCTTTAAGAGAAATTGATAAAGATTTCTTAATGCCAGTAGAAGATGTATTTTCTATTACTGGACGTGGTACTGTAGCTACTGGTCGTATTGAGACTGGTATTGCTAATACAGGAGATTCTGTTGATATTATTGGTATGGGAGCTGAGAAAATGGTTTCTACTATTACTGGTATTGAAATGTTCCGTCAAATCTTAGATAGAGGTGAAGCTGGAGATAATGCAGGTATCTTATTAAGAGGTGTTGCAAAAGAAGATATAAAAAGAGGAATGGTAATCTGTAAGCCAGGTTCTGTAACTCCACATGCTAAGTTTAAAGCAGAAGTTTATGTTCTTAAGAAAGAAGAAGGTGGTCGTCACACTCCATTTCATAACAACTATCGTCCTCAGTTCTATGTAAGAACTACAGATGTTACAGGTACTATTGTTTTACCTGAAGGAGTTGAAATGGTAATGCCAGGAGATAACTTAACAATTACAGTTGATTTGATTCAGCCAATTGCATTAAACTTAGGTTTACGTTTTGCTATCCGTGAAGGAGGTAGAACAGTTGGTGCAGGTCAGGTAACTGAAATTTTAGACTAA
- the rpsU gene encoding 30S ribosomal protein S21, protein MLIIPIKEGENIDRALKRYKRKFDRTKTMKNLRSRKNFMKPSVAKRAQMIKASYVQRLRTQEEVG, encoded by the coding sequence ATGTTAATTATACCAATCAAAGAAGGAGAGAACATCGATAGAGCTTTAAAACGCTACAAAAGAAAATTCGATAGAACTAAGACAATGAAGAATCTACGTAGTAGAAAGAACTTCATGAAGCCATCAGTAGCTAAAAGAGCTCAGATGATTAAAGCGTCTTATGTACAAAGATTAAGAACACAAGAAGAAGTAGGTTAG
- the raiA gene encoding ribosome-associated translation inhibitor RaiA — MKVFTQSVNFNADAELINLAEKKVESLAKYHDKIVDAEVFLKVQNTSDKENKITEIKINIPGSELIIKRETRTFEEGINLAVDSLKRQLKRSKEKHRDSLIS; from the coding sequence ATGAAAGTATTCACACAATCAGTTAACTTTAATGCAGATGCTGAATTAATTAATTTAGCAGAAAAAAAAGTAGAATCACTGGCAAAGTATCATGATAAAATAGTAGATGCAGAAGTTTTTTTAAAAGTTCAGAACACAAGTGACAAGGAAAATAAGATAACAGAGATTAAAATTAACATACCTGGAAGTGAATTAATAATAAAAAGAGAGACAAGAACTTTTGAAGAAGGCATTAATTTGGCGGTAGATTCCCTTAAAAGACAGTTGAAAAGGTCAAAAGAAAAGCACAGAGACTCTCTTATCTCTTAA
- a CDS encoding tyrosine-type recombinase/integrase produces MIKSFLEYLSLEKKYSVHTVTAYKNDLISFRDFCETEYNQENLVEVHYSQIRSWIVSLVALEVSNRSINRKISSLKSFYKFLQKTHQIEENPLSKHKALKVAKKVQVPFSSKEINAVIINISSKNDFVSVRNKLIVELFYSTGIRRAELINIKQKNICFSDRTIKVLGKRNKERFVPLLQSVIKTLKEYLELKKQFSVGVAELFITIKGNKIYETLVYRVINSYFSRVSSKVKKSPHILRHSFATHLLNEGADLNSVKELLGHSSLASTQVYTHNSLSEIQKVYNQAHPRSNKKE; encoded by the coding sequence TTGATAAAATCATTTTTAGAATATTTATCGTTAGAGAAAAAATATTCAGTACATACAGTAACTGCATATAAAAATGATTTAATTTCATTTAGAGATTTTTGCGAAACGGAATACAATCAAGAAAATTTAGTTGAAGTTCATTATTCACAAATAAGAAGTTGGATAGTGAGTTTGGTAGCTTTAGAAGTTTCAAATAGAAGTATTAATAGAAAAATCAGTTCCTTAAAAAGTTTCTATAAGTTTTTACAGAAAACACATCAAATAGAAGAAAACCCACTTTCTAAGCACAAAGCTTTAAAAGTAGCTAAGAAAGTTCAAGTGCCCTTTTCATCAAAAGAAATTAACGCTGTAATAATTAATATCAGTTCAAAAAATGATTTTGTTTCTGTAAGAAATAAGTTAATCGTTGAGCTTTTTTACTCCACAGGCATTAGAAGAGCAGAACTTATCAATATAAAGCAAAAGAATATTTGTTTTTCAGATAGAACAATAAAAGTACTTGGAAAAAGAAATAAAGAAAGGTTTGTTCCTTTGTTGCAGTCAGTTATAAAAACTTTAAAAGAATATTTAGAATTAAAGAAACAATTCTCAGTAGGTGTAGCGGAGTTGTTTATTACTATAAAAGGAAATAAAATATATGAAACTCTTGTCTACAGAGTAATAAATTCTTACTTTAGTAGAGTCTCATCAAAGGTTAAAAAGAGCCCACATATATTAAGGCACTCTTTTGCTACTCATCTTTTAAATGAAGGGGCAGATTTAAATTCAGTTAAAGAATTGCTAGGGCATTCCTCTTTAGCTTCTACACAAGTCTATACGCACAATAGTCTTAGTGAAATACAAAAAGTGTATAATCAAGCTCACCCTAGGAGCAATAAAAAAGAATAA